A DNA window from Citrobacter tructae contains the following coding sequences:
- the polB gene encoding DNA polymerase II, whose product MAQAGFILTRHWRDTPQGTEVSFWLATDDGPLLVTLAPQESVAFIPADQIPRARQILQGEQGFRLTPLALKDFHRQPVYGLYCRAHRQLMNYEKRLREGDVTVYEADVRPPERYLMERFITSPVWVDGDRHNDTLINARLKPNPDYRPPLKWLSLDIETTRHGELYCIGLEGCGQRIVYMLGPANGDASQLDFELEYVASRPQLLEKLNAWIAHHDPDVIIGWNVVQFDLRVLQNHAERYRIPLRFGRDNSELEWREHGFKNGVFFAQAKGRLIIDGIEALKSAFWNFSSFSLEAVSQELLGEGKSIDNPWDRMDEIDRRFANDKPALATYNLKDCELVTRIFHKTEIMPFLLERSTVNGLPVDRHGGSVAAFGHLYLPRMHRAGYVAPNLGEVPPHASPGGYVMDSRPGLYDSVLVLDYKSLYPSIIRTFLIDPVGLIEGMAQPDPEHSTEGFLDAWFSREKHCLPEIVTQIWQGRDEAKRHGNKPLSQALKIIMNAFYGVLGTTACRFFDPRLASSITMRGHAIMRQTKALIEAQGYDVIYGDTDSTFVWLKGAHSEEDAARIGRELVHHVNTWWAHSLQQQNLTSALELEFETHFCRFLMPTIRGADTGSKKRYAGMIQEGDEQRMVFKGLETVRTDWTPLAQQFQQELYWRVFRQEPYQDFVRETIDSLMAGELDDQLVYRKRLRRPLSEYQRNVPPHVRAARLADEQNVKLGRPPQYQNRGTIKYVWTVNGPEPVDYQLSALDYEHYLTRQIQPVAEGILPFVDDNFATLLTGQLGLF is encoded by the coding sequence GTGGCGCAGGCAGGTTTTATTTTAACCCGGCACTGGCGGGATACCCCGCAGGGGACAGAGGTTTCATTCTGGCTGGCAACGGACGATGGGCCATTGCTTGTCACGCTTGCGCCGCAAGAGTCGGTCGCGTTCATTCCTGCCGATCAGATTCCCCGCGCCAGGCAAATTTTACAGGGTGAGCAAGGCTTTCGTCTGACACCTCTGGCGTTAAAGGATTTTCACCGCCAGCCGGTGTATGGACTTTACTGCCGCGCCCACCGCCAGTTGATGAATTACGAAAAGCGCTTACGTGAAGGTGACGTCACCGTCTATGAAGCAGACGTGCGCCCACCGGAACGTTATCTGATGGAACGCTTTATCACCTCCCCCGTCTGGGTTGACGGCGATCGGCATAACGATACCCTGATCAACGCGCGGTTGAAGCCAAATCCAGACTATCGCCCGCCATTAAAATGGCTATCACTGGATATTGAAACCACGCGCCACGGCGAGCTTTACTGCATCGGTCTGGAGGGCTGCGGACAGCGTATTGTCTATATGCTCGGCCCGGCTAATGGCGATGCCTCGCAGCTTGATTTTGAACTTGAATATGTAGCGAGCCGCCCGCAGCTGTTGGAAAAACTCAACGCGTGGATCGCCCACCACGATCCTGATGTCATCATCGGCTGGAACGTGGTGCAGTTTGATTTGCGCGTCCTGCAAAATCATGCTGAACGTTACCGTATTCCCCTGCGCTTTGGTCGTGACAACAGTGAACTGGAGTGGCGCGAACACGGCTTCAAAAACGGTGTTTTTTTCGCCCAGGCCAAAGGTCGTCTGATTATTGACGGCATTGAGGCGCTCAAATCCGCGTTCTGGAACTTTTCCTCGTTTTCACTGGAAGCGGTGTCACAAGAGCTGCTGGGTGAAGGGAAGTCTATTGATAACCCGTGGGATCGCATGGACGAAATTGACCGCCGGTTCGCTAACGATAAGCCTGCGCTTGCCACCTATAATCTAAAAGACTGCGAACTGGTCACGCGAATCTTTCATAAAACCGAGATCATGCCGTTTTTGCTGGAACGTTCAACGGTCAACGGTTTGCCTGTCGACAGGCACGGCGGTTCGGTTGCCGCCTTTGGTCATCTCTATCTTCCGCGCATGCACCGTGCCGGTTACGTTGCGCCTAATCTAGGTGAAGTCCCGCCACACGCCAGCCCCGGCGGCTACGTAATGGACTCGCGTCCGGGTTTGTACGACTCCGTGTTAGTGCTGGATTACAAAAGCCTGTATCCGTCGATCATCCGCACCTTTTTGATCGATCCGGTGGGACTTATTGAAGGCATGGCGCAGCCGGATCCCGAACATAGCACCGAAGGGTTCCTCGATGCCTGGTTTTCACGCGAAAAACACTGCCTACCGGAAATCGTGACCCAGATCTGGCAAGGGCGCGACGAGGCAAAGCGCCACGGGAATAAACCGCTCTCTCAGGCGCTAAAAATCATCATGAACGCGTTTTACGGAGTGCTCGGCACCACGGCATGTCGATTTTTCGATCCCAGGCTGGCCTCATCGATCACCATGCGCGGTCATGCCATCATGCGCCAGACCAAAGCGCTGATTGAAGCGCAGGGCTACGACGTTATCTATGGCGATACCGACTCAACTTTTGTCTGGCTCAAAGGCGCGCACTCGGAAGAAGATGCAGCCCGGATTGGTCGGGAACTGGTGCACCATGTCAACACCTGGTGGGCGCACTCTCTGCAACAACAAAATCTGACCAGCGCACTGGAGCTAGAGTTTGAAACCCATTTCTGCCGCTTTTTGATGCCGACCATTCGCGGAGCAGATACGGGCAGCAAGAAACGCTATGCCGGGATGATTCAGGAAGGCGATGAGCAACGCATGGTGTTTAAGGGTCTGGAAACGGTGCGCACCGACTGGACGCCGCTGGCACAGCAGTTCCAGCAGGAACTCTATTGGCGGGTCTTTCGTCAGGAGCCGTATCAGGATTTTGTCCGGGAAACCATCGACAGCCTGATGGCCGGTGAACTCGACGATCAGCTGGTTTACCGCAAGCGCCTGCGCCGTCCGTTAAGCGAATACCAACGTAATGTTCCGCCGCACGTTCGCGCCGCGCGGCTTGCCGATGAACAGAACGTAAAACTGGGCCGTCCGCCACAGTATCAAAATCGTGGCACCATTAAATATGTCTGGACGGTAAATGGTCCAGAACCTGTGGATTATCAGCTCTCTGCACTGGATTATGAGCATTATCTCACGCGCCAGATACAGCCGGTCGCCGAGGGAATTCTTCCCTTTGTTGATGATAACTTTGCTACACTACTCACAGGGCAACTGGGGTTATTTTGA
- the rapA gene encoding RNA polymerase-associated protein RapA, with protein MPFTLGQRWISDTESELGLGTVVAMDARTVTLLFSSTGENRLYARSDCPVTRVMFNPGDTITSHEGWQLHVDEVKEENGLLAYIGTRLDTEETGVVLREVLLDSKLVFSKPQDRLFAGQIDRMDRFALRYRARKFQSEQYRMPWSGLRGQRTSLIPHQLNIAHDVGRRHAPRVLLADEVGLGKTIEAGMILHQQLLSGAAERVLIIVPETLQHQWLVEMLRRFNLRFALFDDERYAEAQHDAYNPFETEQLIICSLDFARRSKQRLEHLCDAEWDLLVVDEAHHLVWSEDAPSREYMAIEQLAERVPGILLLTATPEQLGMESHFARLRLLDPSRFHDFEQFVEEQKNYRPVADAVAMLLAGNKLSNDELNMLGEMIGEQDIEPLLQAANSESDDAQSARQELVSMLMDRHGTSRVLFRNTRNGVKGFPKRELHTIKLPLPTQYQTAIKVSGIMGARKSAEERARDMLYPEQIYQEFEGDTGTWWNFDPRVEWLMGYLTSHRSQKVLVICAKATTALQLEQVLREREGIRAAVFHEGMSIIERDRAAAWFSEEDSGAQVMLCSEIGSEGRNFQFASNLVMFDLPFNPDLLEQRIGRLDRIGQAHDIQIHVPYLEKTAQSVLVRWYHEGLDAFEHTCPTGRTIYDTVYNNLIGYLAEPENTEGFDDLIKTCREQHDALKVQLEQGRDRLLEIHSNGGEKALALAESIEEQDDDTSLIAFAMNLFDIVGINQDDRGDNLIVLTPSDHMLVPDFPGLPEDGCTITFERDIALSREDAQFITWEHPLIRNGLDLILSGDTGSSTISLLKNKALPVGTLLVELVYVVEAQAPKQLQLNRFLPPTPVRMLLDKNGNNLAAQVEFETFNRQLSAVNRHTGSKLVNAVQQDVHAILQLGEAQVEQSARALIDAARKEADEKLSAELSRLEALRAVNPNIRDDELAAIESNRQQVMESLDQAGWRLDALRLIVVTHQ; from the coding sequence ATGCCTTTTACACTTGGTCAACGCTGGATCAGCGATACTGAAAGCGAATTGGGACTTGGTACCGTTGTCGCCATGGATGCGCGAACCGTCACCCTACTTTTCTCCTCGACGGGTGAAAACCGTCTGTATGCGCGCAGTGACTGCCCCGTGACCCGCGTGATGTTCAATCCTGGTGATACGATAACAAGCCATGAAGGCTGGCAATTGCATGTCGATGAAGTAAAAGAAGAAAACGGACTGCTTGCCTATATCGGAACCCGCCTTGATACCGAAGAAACCGGTGTCGTACTGCGTGAAGTGCTGCTCGACAGCAAACTGGTATTCAGCAAACCGCAGGACCGTCTGTTTGCTGGCCAAATCGACCGTATGGACCGCTTTGCGCTGCGCTACCGTGCGCGTAAATTTCAGAGCGAGCAGTATCGTATGCCGTGGAGTGGTCTGCGTGGTCAACGTACCAGCCTGATCCCGCACCAGCTCAACATTGCCCATGATGTTGGTCGTCGCCATGCCCCGCGCGTTCTGCTGGCAGATGAAGTTGGTTTAGGGAAAACCATTGAAGCCGGGATGATCCTGCATCAACAATTGCTGTCCGGCGCCGCCGAACGCGTACTGATCATCGTCCCCGAGACGTTACAACACCAGTGGCTGGTCGAAATGCTGCGCCGCTTCAACCTGCGCTTTGCGCTGTTTGATGATGAACGCTATGCCGAAGCGCAGCATGACGCCTACAACCCGTTTGAAACCGAACAGCTGATCATCTGCTCGCTGGATTTTGCCCGTCGTAGCAAACAGCGTCTGGAACATTTGTGTGATGCAGAATGGGATCTGTTGGTTGTCGATGAAGCTCATCACCTGGTGTGGAGCGAAGATGCGCCAAGCCGCGAGTATATGGCGATTGAACAACTGGCTGAGCGCGTACCGGGCATCCTGCTGCTGACCGCAACACCGGAACAGCTGGGCATGGAAAGCCACTTTGCGCGTTTGCGTTTACTGGATCCAAGCCGTTTCCACGATTTTGAGCAGTTCGTTGAAGAGCAAAAAAATTACCGTCCGGTTGCCGATGCCGTCGCCATGCTGCTGGCGGGCAATAAGCTGAGCAACGATGAGCTAAACATGCTGGGTGAGATGATTGGCGAGCAGGACATTGAACCATTGTTGCAAGCCGCGAACAGCGAGAGTGACGACGCTCAGAGCGCACGCCAGGAATTGGTTTCGATGCTGATGGACCGTCATGGCACCAGCCGCGTACTGTTCCGTAACACCCGTAATGGCGTGAAAGGCTTCCCTAAACGCGAACTGCATACCATCAAGCTGCCGCTGCCAACCCAATATCAGACGGCGATCAAAGTCTCCGGCATTATGGGCGCACGTAAGAGTGCAGAAGAGCGCGCACGCGACATGCTCTATCCGGAACAGATTTATCAGGAGTTCGAAGGCGATACCGGCACCTGGTGGAACTTTGATCCCCGCGTGGAATGGTTGATGGGCTACCTGACCAGCCATCGTTCGCAGAAGGTACTGGTTATTTGTGCGAAAGCGACCACCGCGTTGCAGCTGGAGCAGGTATTGCGCGAGCGCGAAGGTATTCGTGCCGCCGTATTCCATGAAGGGATGTCGATCATTGAACGTGACCGCGCCGCTGCCTGGTTTAGCGAAGAAGACAGCGGCGCGCAGGTCATGCTGTGCTCGGAGATCGGTTCTGAAGGCCGTAACTTCCAGTTCGCCAGCAACCTGGTGATGTTTGATCTGCCGTTTAACCCGGATCTGCTGGAACAGCGTATTGGTCGCCTGGATCGTATTGGTCAGGCGCATGATATTCAGATCCACGTCCCGTATCTGGAAAAAACCGCGCAGTCCGTGCTGGTGCGCTGGTACCACGAAGGTCTGGATGCGTTTGAGCACACTTGCCCAACCGGGCGTACTATTTATGACACGGTCTATAACAACCTGATTGGTTATCTGGCAGAGCCGGAAAACACCGAGGGTTTTGATGACCTGATTAAAACCTGCCGTGAACAGCATGACGCGCTGAAAGTCCAGCTGGAACAAGGGCGTGACCGTCTGCTGGAAATTCACTCCAACGGTGGCGAAAAAGCGCTGGCACTGGCTGAGAGCATTGAAGAGCAGGATGATGATACCAGCCTGATCGCCTTCGCCATGAACCTGTTTGATATCGTCGGTATTAATCAGGACGATCGCGGTGACAATCTGATTGTGCTGACGCCGTCCGACCATATGCTGGTCCCTGATTTCCCGGGGCTGCCGGAAGATGGCTGCACGATTACCTTTGAACGTGATATTGCGCTGTCGCGTGAAGATGCGCAGTTTATCACCTGGGAGCATCCGCTGATCCGTAATGGTCTGGATCTGATCCTGTCTGGCGATACCGGTAGCAGCACGATTTCCCTGTTGAAAAACAAAGCATTACCGGTTGGAACCTTGCTGGTTGAACTGGTGTATGTGGTTGAAGCGCAGGCACCGAAACAGCTGCAGTTGAACCGCTTCCTGCCGCCGACGCCGGTGCGCATGCTGCTGGATAAAAACGGTAACAACCTCGCCGCGCAGGTGGAGTTTGAAACCTTTAACCGCCAGCTCAGCGCCGTTAACCGCCATACCGGTAGCAAGCTGGTCAACGCCGTGCAGCAAGATGTCCATGCGATTCTGCAACTGGGTGAAGCGCAGGTTGAGCAATC